From a single Kitasatospora sp. NBC_00458 genomic region:
- a CDS encoding FAD binding domain-containing protein: MEFLRPSTWDEALAAKAEYPAALPISGGTDVMVEMNFDVHRPPAILDLNRVTELTEWTDDGQVVRLGAAVPYSRIIDELSGPLPGLALAAHTVGSPQIRNRGGVGGNLGAASPAGDSHPALLAAGRDVFVEAASVRGTRLIPIDDFYVGVKRNCLEADELIRAVRIPVADGPQQFSKIGTRNAMVIAVCAFGFALHPGNGTVGTGIGSAAPTPRRAVEAEEYLRGVLAERGLWETGELLGSEVVQRFGELVKAAASPIDDVRGTADYRRHALAVMARRTLTWTWNDYRKQIRSAA, from the coding sequence ATGGAGTTCCTTCGGCCCTCCACCTGGGACGAGGCGCTCGCGGCGAAGGCTGAGTACCCGGCCGCGCTGCCCATCTCGGGCGGCACGGACGTCATGGTCGAGATGAACTTCGACGTGCACCGGCCACCCGCGATTCTCGACCTGAACCGCGTCACCGAGCTCACCGAGTGGACCGACGACGGGCAGGTCGTCCGGCTCGGCGCCGCCGTCCCCTACAGCCGGATCATCGACGAGCTGTCCGGCCCGCTGCCGGGCCTCGCGCTGGCCGCCCACACCGTCGGCTCCCCGCAGATCCGCAACCGCGGCGGCGTCGGCGGCAACCTCGGCGCGGCCTCCCCCGCCGGTGACTCCCACCCGGCGCTGCTGGCCGCCGGCCGCGACGTGTTCGTCGAGGCGGCCTCGGTGCGCGGCACCCGGCTGATCCCGATCGACGACTTCTACGTGGGGGTCAAGCGCAACTGCCTGGAGGCCGACGAGCTGATCCGCGCGGTGCGGATCCCCGTCGCGGACGGCCCGCAGCAGTTCTCCAAGATCGGCACCCGCAACGCGATGGTGATCGCGGTCTGCGCGTTCGGCTTCGCGCTGCACCCGGGGAACGGCACCGTCGGCACCGGCATCGGCTCGGCGGCCCCCACTCCGCGCCGCGCCGTCGAGGCCGAGGAGTACCTGCGCGGCGTGCTCGCCGAGCGCGGCCTCTGGGAGACCGGCGAGCTGCTGGGTTCCGAGGTGGTCCAGCGGTTCGGCGAACTGGTCAAGGCCGCCGCCTCCCCGATCGACGACGTCCGGGGCACCGCCGACTACCGGCGGCACGCGCTCGCCGTGATGGCGCGGCGCACCCTCACCTGGACCTGGAACGACTACCGCAAGCAGATCAGGAGCGCGGCATGA
- a CDS encoding PucR family transcriptional regulator: protein MRVRDLLAPGAPRLRLLAAEDELDRQVSGVMTTDLHDPGRYLHGGELVLTGMLWRTAPTDSERFVRTIVAGGAVALAAGEAEVGPVPEDLVEACRRHRMPLLAVPDDIAFGTVTEFVGRQVSADRAADLAALVDRHRLLVSAAGGGGLDAVLDLLGGDLDLDCWVLTPTGAVIAGPVDRLPAEDRDQLVRAHLAAQRQRRRPPHRARLAVGPYSLLPAPAAPDAQAPLADWVLAVAGDVTEWTGKRQQLAENLARLVAAERHRRDEGRRLRRRLADEVLALLQRDADPAEISRTLYASSAMAARYESPEPRAQAPDGSWLVLSAEGTGLPEGAVRAILEEALNAVTDRALVAGAGTGAVVVMPALDSAVPAESLRDLLAPLDAGLGSEGRITLGVSAPAPEAGGLRGALEEARHARRIAASRVGRVCVAGPEELASHVLLLAAVPDEVRRAFRSRLLDTVIAYDIEHQADLVRTLEAFLRSDGSWTRCAAQLHVHVNTLRYRIGRIEELTGRDLSRLEDRVDFYLALELA, encoded by the coding sequence ATGCGTGTCCGTGACCTGCTCGCCCCCGGCGCCCCGCGCCTGCGCCTGCTCGCGGCCGAGGACGAGCTGGACCGGCAGGTCAGCGGCGTGATGACGACCGACCTGCACGACCCGGGCCGGTACCTGCACGGCGGCGAGCTGGTCCTCACCGGCATGCTCTGGCGGACGGCACCGACCGACTCCGAGCGGTTCGTGCGGACCATCGTGGCGGGCGGGGCGGTCGCCCTCGCGGCCGGCGAGGCCGAGGTCGGGCCGGTCCCCGAGGACCTGGTGGAGGCCTGTCGCCGGCACCGGATGCCGCTGCTGGCCGTGCCCGACGACATCGCCTTCGGCACGGTCACCGAGTTCGTCGGCCGCCAGGTGTCCGCCGACCGGGCCGCCGACCTGGCGGCCCTGGTCGACCGGCACCGGCTGCTGGTCTCCGCGGCGGGCGGCGGGGGCCTCGACGCCGTCCTCGACCTGCTCGGCGGCGACCTCGACCTCGACTGCTGGGTGCTCACCCCGACGGGCGCGGTGATCGCCGGCCCCGTCGACCGGCTCCCCGCCGAGGACCGCGACCAGCTGGTCCGCGCCCACCTCGCCGCCCAGCGCCAGCGCCGCCGCCCGCCGCACCGGGCCCGGCTGGCCGTCGGCCCGTACTCGCTGCTGCCCGCGCCCGCCGCCCCCGACGCGCAGGCGCCGCTCGCCGACTGGGTGCTGGCGGTCGCCGGCGACGTCACCGAGTGGACCGGCAAGCGCCAGCAGCTCGCCGAGAACCTGGCCCGGCTGGTCGCCGCCGAGCGGCACCGCCGCGACGAGGGCCGCCGGCTGCGCCGGCGCCTCGCCGACGAGGTGCTGGCCCTGCTCCAGCGGGACGCCGACCCGGCGGAGATCAGCCGCACCCTGTACGCGTCCTCGGCGATGGCCGCCCGCTACGAGAGCCCCGAGCCCAGGGCGCAGGCGCCGGACGGCTCCTGGCTGGTGCTCAGCGCCGAGGGCACCGGCCTGCCCGAGGGGGCCGTTCGGGCGATCCTGGAGGAAGCCCTCAACGCCGTGACCGACCGTGCGCTGGTCGCGGGGGCGGGCACCGGCGCCGTGGTGGTGATGCCCGCGCTGGACAGCGCCGTCCCGGCCGAGAGCCTGCGCGACCTGCTCGCCCCGCTGGACGCCGGGCTCGGTTCGGAGGGCCGGATCACCCTCGGCGTCTCCGCCCCGGCCCCCGAGGCGGGCGGCCTGCGCGGCGCGTTGGAGGAGGCCCGGCACGCCCGCCGGATCGCCGCCTCCCGGGTCGGCCGGGTCTGCGTGGCCGGGCCGGAGGAGCTGGCCTCGCACGTGCTGCTGCTGGCGGCCGTCCCGGACGAGGTGCGGCGGGCCTTCCGCAGCCGGCTGCTGGACACGGTGATCGCCTACGACATCGAGCACCAGGCCGACCTGGTCCGCACCCTGGAGGCGTTCCTCCGGTCGGACGGCTCGTGGACGCGGTGCGCCGCGCAGCTGCACGTCCACGTCAACACGCTGCGCTACCGGATCGGCCGGATCGAGGAGTTGACGGGCCGTGACCTCTCCCGGCTGGAGGACCGGGTGGACTTCTACCTGGCGCTCGAACTGGCCTGA
- a CDS encoding alpha/beta hydrolase, producing MQLTGTPFFVCTVILVPISIAVAMVLWGRVRGPKPVRVLSRLAMLVFCQATAVIMVFVMVNNANLIYGSWDDLLGTGKHVRAVPVVPPADPAPNGAPTAGATPAPGAAAPAGDAKPPANKVQQAFRGVDDPKVPGDVQKTDLKGQLSGVDGEVLVWLPPQYNDPAFKDKKFPVVELIPGYPGSSSTWYGTLKVSEQLKPLMQQGKVAPFILVSPRTLLLGNRTDAGCTDVPGKVNADTWLTRDVPQMILDNFRADPSADRWAIAGYSAGAHCASKLSLAHPNRYRAGVSLSGYNDPATEKDSLVGKDPALREANNPVNLVKHAAQPPKVALYVSGNKGDGYEDGQAIASAAKAPTTVQVVETTGPHSSDVWKDMVPGVFEWLTGVIPVQ from the coding sequence ATGCAACTGACAGGTACACCATTCTTCGTCTGCACGGTCATCCTCGTGCCGATCTCCATCGCGGTGGCGATGGTGCTCTGGGGCAGGGTCCGCGGGCCGAAGCCGGTGCGCGTCCTGTCGAGGCTCGCCATGCTGGTGTTCTGCCAGGCCACCGCCGTGATCATGGTCTTCGTCATGGTCAACAACGCCAACCTGATCTACGGCAGCTGGGACGACCTGCTCGGCACCGGCAAGCACGTCCGGGCGGTGCCCGTCGTCCCGCCGGCCGACCCGGCCCCGAACGGTGCGCCGACCGCCGGAGCGACCCCGGCCCCCGGGGCGGCCGCACCGGCCGGGGACGCCAAGCCGCCGGCCAACAAGGTCCAGCAGGCCTTCCGCGGCGTCGACGACCCGAAGGTGCCGGGCGACGTCCAGAAGACCGACCTCAAGGGCCAGCTGTCGGGCGTCGACGGCGAGGTGCTGGTCTGGCTGCCGCCGCAGTACAACGACCCGGCGTTCAAGGACAAGAAGTTCCCGGTCGTCGAGCTGATCCCCGGCTACCCGGGCTCCTCCTCCACCTGGTACGGCACGCTCAAGGTCTCCGAGCAGCTCAAGCCGCTGATGCAGCAGGGCAAGGTGGCGCCGTTCATCCTCGTCTCGCCGCGCACCCTGCTGCTGGGCAACCGCACCGACGCCGGCTGCACCGACGTGCCGGGGAAGGTCAACGCCGACACCTGGCTGACCCGGGACGTCCCGCAGATGATCCTGGACAACTTCCGGGCCGACCCGTCCGCCGACCGCTGGGCGATCGCCGGCTACTCGGCCGGCGCGCACTGCGCCTCCAAGCTCTCGCTGGCCCACCCGAACCGCTACCGGGCCGGCGTCAGCCTCTCCGGCTACAACGACCCGGCGACCGAGAAGGACTCGCTGGTCGGCAAGGACCCGGCGCTGCGCGAGGCCAACAACCCCGTCAACCTGGTGAAGCACGCCGCCCAGCCGCCGAAGGTGGCGCTGTACGTCTCCGGCAACAAGGGCGACGGCTACGAGGACGGCCAGGCCATCGCGTCGGCGGCCAAGGCGCCGACCACGGTCCAGGTGGTCGAGACCACCGGCCCGCACTCCAGCGACGTCTGGAAGGACATGGTGCCGGGCGTGTTCGAGTGGCTGACCGGCGTCATCCCCGTCCAGTAG
- a CDS encoding (2Fe-2S)-binding protein, translating into MRVTFTANGKPVEADDVWEGESLLYVLRERVGLPGSKNACEQGECGSCTVYLDGVPVCSCLVAAGQVQDREVRTVEGLGGEDGGLGLVQQAFVDAGAVQCGFCTPGLLVQTDALLEQESQPSDSDIREALSGNLCRCTGYEKIMDAVRLASARKCAGKAVAE; encoded by the coding sequence ATGAGGGTCACTTTCACCGCCAACGGCAAGCCGGTCGAGGCCGACGACGTCTGGGAGGGCGAGAGCCTGCTCTACGTGCTGCGCGAGCGGGTCGGCCTGCCCGGTTCCAAGAACGCCTGCGAGCAGGGCGAGTGCGGCTCCTGCACGGTCTACCTGGACGGCGTGCCGGTCTGCTCCTGTCTGGTCGCGGCCGGCCAGGTGCAGGACCGCGAGGTGCGCACCGTCGAGGGGCTCGGCGGCGAGGACGGCGGGCTGGGCCTCGTCCAGCAGGCGTTCGTGGACGCCGGCGCCGTCCAGTGCGGCTTCTGCACGCCGGGCCTGCTGGTGCAGACCGACGCGCTGCTGGAGCAGGAGTCCCAGCCCTCCGACTCCGACATCCGGGAGGCGCTGTCGGGCAACCTGTGCCGCTGCACCGGCTACGAGAAGATCATGGACGCGGTGCGGCTGGCGTCCGCCCGCAAGTGCGCGGGCAAGGCGGTCGCGGAATGA
- a CDS encoding substrate-binding domain-containing protein: MSTTRTGPIRRLWPACAVLALVVAVAGCSSTGGRRAEQARAKASAAGGAVTTPRWKVAMVTHAGAGDAFWDTVRKGAEQAAAKDNITFLYSNDAQTQNQVQLVQAAIDQKVDGLLVTLAKGEAMADVLGKARAAGIPVITINSGQEFSARFGALTHIGQDESTAGQAAGTELAARGRKNVLCVIHEQGNVGQEQRCSGAQATSGGSFQVLYVDGVNMPDARAAVSAKLQSDQGIDTVLTLSGPMAATGLQAVQDARRPVELDTFDLGTQVVSGLKSGAVGFAVDQQPYLQGYEGVDLLWLYRSNLDMLGGGKPVATGPQILTRKDADALAEYVARGTR; the protein is encoded by the coding sequence ATGAGCACAACCCGCACTGGTCCCATCCGCCGGCTCTGGCCCGCCTGCGCCGTCCTGGCCCTCGTGGTCGCCGTAGCCGGCTGCAGCAGCACCGGAGGCAGACGCGCCGAGCAGGCGCGCGCCAAGGCCTCGGCCGCCGGCGGCGCCGTCACCACGCCCCGCTGGAAGGTCGCGATGGTGACCCACGCGGGAGCCGGCGACGCCTTCTGGGACACCGTGCGCAAGGGGGCCGAGCAGGCCGCCGCCAAGGACAACATCACCTTCCTGTACTCCAACGACGCGCAGACCCAGAACCAGGTCCAGCTCGTCCAGGCCGCCATCGACCAGAAGGTCGACGGCCTGCTGGTCACCCTGGCCAAGGGCGAGGCGATGGCCGACGTGCTGGGCAAGGCCAGGGCCGCCGGCATCCCGGTGATCACCATCAACTCGGGCCAGGAGTTCTCGGCCCGCTTCGGCGCGCTCACCCACATCGGCCAGGACGAGTCGACCGCGGGACAGGCGGCCGGCACCGAGCTGGCGGCCCGGGGCCGCAAGAACGTCCTGTGCGTGATCCACGAGCAGGGCAACGTGGGGCAGGAGCAGCGCTGCTCCGGCGCCCAGGCCACCTCCGGCGGGTCCTTCCAGGTGCTCTACGTCGACGGCGTCAACATGCCGGACGCCCGCGCCGCGGTCTCCGCCAAGCTCCAGTCCGACCAGGGCATCGACACCGTGCTGACCCTCTCCGGCCCGATGGCCGCCACCGGTCTCCAGGCGGTCCAGGACGCCCGCCGCCCGGTCGAGCTCGACACCTTCGACCTGGGCACCCAGGTGGTGTCCGGCCTCAAGTCCGGCGCCGTCGGCTTCGCCGTCGACCAGCAGCCCTACCTCCAGGGCTACGAGGGCGTCGACCTGCTCTGGCTCTACCGCTCCAACCTCGACATGCTCGGCGGGGGCAAGCCGGTCGCCACCGGCCCGCAGATCCTCACCCGGAAGGACGCCGACGCGCTCGCCGAGTACGTGGCGAGGGGGACGCGTTGA
- a CDS encoding ATP-binding cassette domain-containing protein, whose product MTAPDTTAAPGAGAELLALEGVGKTYGTVRALEDVSLTLRSGEISCVLGDNGAGKSTLIKIIAGLHRHDEGTFTVGGEEVRFDSPRQALDRGIATVYQDLAVVPLMPVWRNFFLGSEQGYKRWGGLWLDADGMRATTRRALADMGIDLPDVDRPIGTLSGGQRQCVAIARAVHFGARVLILDEPTAALGVKQSGVVLKYVTAARDAGLGVVLITHNPHHAYLVGDHFTLLKRGRMAGSHPRAEIGLEQLTTEMAGGSDLAELSHELGRAAAPGSGPAPGPGPRTTDPEPDPREERPQP is encoded by the coding sequence ATGACCGCGCCGGACACGACGGCCGCGCCCGGGGCGGGCGCCGAACTGCTCGCCCTCGAAGGCGTCGGCAAGACCTACGGCACCGTCCGCGCGCTGGAGGACGTCTCGCTGACCCTGCGCTCCGGCGAGATCAGCTGCGTGCTCGGCGACAACGGCGCCGGCAAGTCCACCCTGATCAAGATCATCGCCGGGCTGCACCGGCACGACGAGGGCACCTTCACGGTGGGCGGCGAGGAGGTCCGCTTCGACTCGCCGCGCCAGGCCCTCGACCGCGGCATCGCCACCGTCTACCAGGACCTCGCGGTGGTCCCCCTGATGCCGGTCTGGCGGAACTTCTTCCTCGGCTCCGAACAGGGGTACAAGCGCTGGGGCGGCCTGTGGCTGGACGCCGACGGCATGCGGGCCACCACCCGGCGGGCGCTCGCCGACATGGGCATCGACCTGCCCGACGTCGACCGCCCGATCGGCACCCTCTCCGGCGGCCAGCGGCAGTGCGTCGCGATCGCCCGCGCCGTGCACTTCGGCGCCCGGGTGCTCATCCTGGACGAGCCGACCGCCGCGCTCGGCGTCAAGCAGTCCGGCGTGGTGCTCAAGTACGTCACCGCCGCCCGGGACGCCGGCCTCGGCGTGGTGCTGATCACCCACAACCCGCACCACGCCTACCTGGTCGGGGACCACTTCACCCTGCTCAAGCGGGGCCGGATGGCGGGCAGCCACCCCCGGGCGGAGATCGGCCTCGAACAGCTCACCACCGAGATGGCCGGCGGCTCGGACCTCGCCGAGCTCTCCCACGAGCTCGGCCGCGCGGCCGCCCCCGGGTCCGGTCCCGCCCCCGGGCCCGGCCCTCGCACCACCGACCCCGAACCCGACCCCCGTGAGGAGCGCCCGCAGCCGTGA
- a CDS encoding ABC transporter permease produces MSTPDVLAQDRPAALRRLAARPELGALIAAAAVFLVFAAVAEPFLRVSSMGTVLYAASTIGIMAVPVSLLMIGGEFDLSAGVLVTTAALTSSMVSYQLTAVTWVGVLVSLGVTLSVGLFNGWMLARTRLPSFIVTLGTFLMLTGANLGVTKLVSGTVSTKPISDMEGFASCRWLFASEVTVGGLTIKATVWWWLGLLVVGSWVLLRTRFGNWVYAVGGDAAAARAVGVPVARTKTVLYLFVGFGAWVLGQHLLFSFDTVQSGEGVGNELIYIVAAVIGGCLITGGYGSVAGSALGALIFGMASKGIIYAQWNPDWFKFFLGAMLLLAALLNSWVKRRAERGPR; encoded by the coding sequence TTGAGCACCCCCGACGTCCTGGCCCAGGACCGCCCGGCGGCGCTGCGACGGCTCGCCGCCCGGCCCGAACTGGGCGCGCTGATCGCCGCCGCCGCGGTCTTCCTGGTCTTCGCCGCCGTCGCCGAACCGTTCCTGCGGGTCTCCTCGATGGGCACCGTGCTGTACGCGGCGTCCACCATCGGGATCATGGCGGTGCCGGTCTCGCTGCTGATGATCGGCGGCGAGTTCGACCTGTCGGCCGGCGTGCTGGTCACCACCGCCGCGCTCACCTCGTCGATGGTGTCCTACCAGCTCACCGCGGTGACCTGGGTCGGTGTGCTGGTCTCCCTGGGCGTCACGCTCTCGGTCGGCCTGTTCAACGGCTGGATGCTGGCCCGCACCAGGCTGCCGAGCTTCATCGTCACGCTCGGCACCTTCCTGATGCTCACCGGCGCCAACCTCGGCGTCACCAAGCTGGTCTCCGGCACCGTCTCCACCAAGCCGATCTCCGACATGGAGGGCTTCGCCTCCTGCCGCTGGCTGTTCGCCTCCGAGGTGACCGTCGGCGGGCTGACGATCAAGGCCACCGTCTGGTGGTGGCTCGGCCTGCTGGTCGTCGGCAGCTGGGTGCTGCTGCGCACCCGGTTCGGCAACTGGGTCTACGCGGTCGGCGGGGACGCCGCCGCGGCCCGCGCGGTCGGCGTCCCGGTCGCCCGCACGAAGACGGTGCTCTACCTGTTCGTCGGCTTCGGCGCCTGGGTGCTCGGCCAGCACCTGCTCTTCTCCTTCGACACCGTGCAGTCCGGCGAGGGCGTCGGCAACGAGCTGATCTACATCGTCGCGGCCGTCATCGGCGGCTGCCTGATCACCGGCGGCTACGGCTCGGTGGCCGGCTCCGCGCTCGGGGCGCTGATCTTCGGCATGGCCAGCAAGGGCATCATCTACGCCCAGTGGAACCCGGACTGGTTCAAGTTCTTCCTCGGCGCGATGCTGCTGCTCGCCGCCCTGCTGAACTCCTGGGTGAAGCGCCGGGCCGAACGGGGGCCGCGATGA
- the pucD gene encoding xanthine dehydrogenase subunit D: protein MSTKSSTKPSTEPDVSGATPDARSGARTAARTIQGQKNLQDIRQASKDGIGGSPLRPDGTLKVRGEFAYSSDLWHEDMLWGMALRSPHPRANILSVDVSEALAVPGVYAVLTHEDIPGAKYYGLEIADQPALAIDRIRYHGEAIALVAADHPETARRAVKKIRVEYEVLTPIVTEEQCLDPATHGYVHEPHEYKSHAHGNICHEQRLVSGLGVTDEVRALADVVVSGTYEVGMQDQAFLGPESGLAVPAEDGGIDLYIATQWLHVDRQQIAPVLGLPEEKVRLTLAGVGGAFGGREDLSMQIHACLLAQRTDKPVKIVYARDESFFGHVHRHPARMFYEHGATRDGRLVYADARIVLDGGAYASASPAVVGNAASLGHGPYVIPNVRMHAIALYSNNPSCGAMRGFGAVQAAFGYETQMDRLAAELGMDPVELRQLNAVKQGDLMPTGQEIDAPAPVADLLQRVKDMPLPPPLDLDDLDVRQLPGALSNTSHGEGIVRGVGYSVGIKNVGFSEGFDDYSTARVRLEVIGGEPVALVHTAMAEVGQGGVTVHAQIARTELGVEQVTIHPADTGIGSAGSTSASRQTYMTGGAVKLAAEAVRHALIEKGRRRYGWTWNDITLTGGKVVSAAAGPLVSMVDLLGDDAIDLTREHHHRPTVPFDKETGQGFGHVQYTFCANRAVVDVDVELGLVKVVELTAVQDVGKALNPLSVVGQIQGGCTQALGLAVMEEIIVRDGKVRNASFTDYLIPTILDTPPIPVEILELPDPNAPYGLRGVGEAPTVSATPSIVAAIRNATGLALRRIPVRPEHLTTERPGAL, encoded by the coding sequence ATGAGCACGAAGTCGAGCACGAAGCCGAGTACGGAGCCGGACGTGTCGGGCGCGACGCCGGACGCGCGGTCGGGCGCGCGGACCGCCGCCCGGACCATCCAGGGGCAGAAGAACCTCCAGGACATCCGGCAGGCCAGCAAGGACGGCATCGGCGGCTCGCCGCTGCGCCCCGACGGCACGCTGAAGGTGCGCGGCGAGTTCGCGTACTCCTCCGACCTGTGGCACGAGGACATGCTCTGGGGCATGGCGCTGCGCTCGCCGCACCCCCGGGCGAACATCCTGAGCGTGGACGTCTCCGAGGCGCTCGCCGTACCCGGCGTCTACGCCGTCCTCACCCACGAGGACATCCCCGGGGCGAAGTACTACGGCCTGGAGATCGCCGACCAGCCGGCCCTGGCGATCGACAGGATCCGCTACCACGGGGAGGCGATCGCGCTGGTCGCGGCCGACCACCCGGAGACCGCCCGGCGCGCGGTGAAGAAGATCAGGGTCGAGTACGAGGTGCTCACCCCGATCGTCACCGAGGAGCAGTGCCTCGACCCGGCGACGCACGGCTACGTGCACGAGCCGCACGAGTACAAGTCCCACGCCCACGGCAACATCTGCCACGAGCAGCGGCTGGTCTCCGGCCTGGGCGTGACCGACGAGGTGCGGGCGCTGGCCGACGTCGTCGTCTCCGGCACGTACGAGGTCGGCATGCAGGACCAGGCCTTCCTCGGCCCGGAGTCCGGGCTGGCCGTGCCCGCCGAGGACGGCGGCATCGACCTCTACATCGCCACCCAGTGGCTGCACGTGGACCGGCAGCAGATCGCACCGGTGCTCGGCCTGCCGGAGGAGAAGGTCCGGCTCACCCTGGCCGGCGTCGGCGGTGCCTTCGGCGGCCGCGAGGACCTGTCGATGCAGATCCACGCCTGCCTGCTGGCCCAGCGGACCGACAAGCCCGTCAAGATCGTCTACGCCCGGGACGAGTCCTTCTTCGGCCACGTCCACCGCCACCCCGCGCGGATGTTCTACGAGCACGGCGCCACCCGGGACGGCAGGCTGGTCTACGCCGACGCCCGGATCGTGCTGGACGGCGGCGCCTACGCCTCCGCCTCGCCGGCCGTGGTCGGCAACGCCGCCTCGCTCGGGCACGGCCCGTACGTGATCCCGAACGTCCGGATGCACGCCATCGCGCTGTACAGCAACAACCCGTCCTGCGGGGCGATGCGCGGCTTCGGGGCCGTCCAGGCCGCCTTCGGCTACGAGACCCAGATGGACCGGCTCGCCGCCGAACTCGGCATGGACCCGGTCGAGTTGAGGCAGCTCAACGCGGTGAAGCAGGGCGACCTGATGCCCACCGGCCAGGAGATCGACGCGCCCGCGCCGGTCGCCGACCTGCTCCAGCGGGTCAAGGACATGCCGCTGCCGCCGCCGCTCGACCTCGACGACCTGGACGTCCGCCAGCTGCCCGGCGCGCTCTCCAACACCTCGCACGGCGAGGGCATCGTGCGCGGCGTCGGCTACTCCGTCGGCATCAAGAACGTCGGCTTCTCCGAGGGCTTCGACGACTACTCCACCGCCCGGGTCCGGCTGGAGGTCATCGGCGGCGAGCCGGTCGCCCTGGTGCACACCGCGATGGCCGAGGTCGGCCAGGGCGGCGTCACCGTCCACGCGCAGATCGCCCGCACCGAACTCGGCGTCGAACAGGTCACCATCCACCCGGCCGACACCGGGATCGGCTCGGCCGGTTCCACCTCGGCGTCCCGGCAGACCTACATGACCGGCGGCGCCGTCAAGCTCGCGGCCGAGGCCGTCCGGCACGCGCTGATCGAGAAGGGCCGGCGCCGCTACGGCTGGACCTGGAACGACATCACGCTGACCGGCGGCAAGGTGGTGTCGGCGGCGGCCGGACCGCTGGTCTCCATGGTCGACCTGCTCGGCGACGACGCGATCGACCTCACCCGGGAGCACCACCACCGCCCGACCGTGCCGTTCGACAAGGAGACCGGGCAGGGCTTCGGCCACGTCCAGTACACCTTCTGCGCCAACCGCGCGGTGGTCGACGTGGACGTCGAACTCGGCCTGGTCAAGGTGGTCGAGCTGACCGCCGTCCAGGACGTCGGCAAGGCGCTCAACCCGCTCTCCGTGGTCGGCCAGATCCAGGGCGGCTGCACGCAGGCGCTGGGGCTGGCCGTGATGGAGGAGATCATCGTCCGGGACGGGAAGGTGCGCAACGCCTCCTTCACCGACTACCTGATCCCGACCATCCTGGACACCCCGCCGATCCCGGTCGAGATCCTCGAACTCCCCGACCCCAACGCGCCGTACGGGCTGCGCGGGGTGGGCGAGGCGCCGACCGTCTCGGCGACGCCGTCCATCGTGGCCGCCATCCGCAACGCCACCGGCCTGGCGCTCCGGCGGATCCCGGTCCGGCCCGAGCACCTCACCACCGAACGGCCCGGGGCGCTCTAG